A portion of the Toxoplasma gondii ME49 chromosome VIIb, whole genome shotgun sequence genome contains these proteins:
- a CDS encoding zinc finger (CCCH type) motif-containing protein (encoded by transcript TGME49_255310), with amino-acid sequence MLYKTNLCKFYLKGTCKRGHKCSWAHGEKDIRPFPAFFKTRMCYNWIYFGTCDRQPCTYAHSHLELRGSGKALRLCNYYFRDAHCPKGARCPMAHDVSQLDPAIKNLPPLLNEWSETSPQPPARGGPLDGSGASQQPPHKVCSSSGPRQPSNFSVSSQHPNQQPQLSPADLPRHPFPGSVSATSHRGLPLYPQGTSVPGPHAESLASSHSLSSPHNSTLQLTQGLSADDRIPLPHLSQGAVPAGSPRFCTPGGMSADAAHDPQLASKEEASPFSCPRVEAVPRDGAAPPLYAFGGNSEGSTPASGVIRPSPRGVESYGRHRLGGGSLVERASPPPQPPLTQNTCGPHESLNAPDLSVGRPRHLPGTRTPSSLPTNPQNDSFPPTLDKVLRDQKTTGDSLLSDTWLWSQQPVGLPLAPPGSFSMGAAGWSPPGSSLLAGVVSTGDDFPELSEVGGQRDADHSLLYELQQREENAKSRCSNGEFYPGNSDPFDHLWALLDDAPAPASSESHGTGSGGNSRLLDPHVSARSLCDSSVDTGVTDVFQAGTALSELLGADKRETAEGFRDSRSTEYSQSGPHTRANVSVSGGDSALESPSVGLLPDFVAPGSKRCDSAACSSQVGTGTLSSPTSLSSSTDNCGRIGCGSFGLPPTSSSGGVVACSGRESYLPQARLMRSVSPSDTVQAAGYSVVSGNGVAVGCENSPRTQQGREREERVSGLCAPVLVSGGVWEDSSKCSTGTALTAPESGLRTQACCSPSNSNRSYTSNYSTSLGTSRNGGGSDVTSAEGTQHPVRGCFDVMAAGFQGVAGLWSLGGRTGTETSSDPAVSADERIDEAEAGHLADFLLSTPLLPVNTCSSGAGATVGEARKPPQERATAST; translated from the coding sequence ATGCTGTACAAGACGAACTTGTGTAAATTTTATTTGAAGGGCACTTGTAAGCGGGGCCACAAGTGTTCCTGGGCACACGGGGAGAAGGACATTCGCCCGTTCCCGGCCTTCTTCAAAACGCGCATGTGCTACAACTGGATCTACTTTGGTACGTGTGACCGGCAGCCGTGTACGTACGCCCACTCGCATCTCGAACTTCGGGGGTCGGGCAAAGCCCTTCGGTTGTGCAACTACTATTTCCGGGATGCCCACTGCCCCAAGGGCGCCAGATGCCCGATGGCCCACGATGTGAGCCAACTGGATCCAGCCATCAAAAACCTTCCACCGCTCCTCAATGAGTGGTCAGAGACGAGCCCACAGCCTCCCGCACGAGGCGGCCCTTTGGATGGCAGTGGCGCCTCTCAGCAGCCGCCACACAAGGTGTGCTCTTCTTCAGGTCCTAGGCAGCCATCAAacttctcggtctcctccCAACACCCCAACCAGCAGCCTCAGCTAAGTCCCGCAGACCTCCCTCGTCACCCTTTCCCGGGGTCTGTCTCTGCCACCTCACATCGCGGGCTCCCTCTCTATCCTCAAGGGACGTCTGTACCGGggccgcatgcagaaagcCTGGCCTCGTCGCACAGCCTGTCCTCACCTCACAACAGCACACTCCAGCTGACCCAGGGCCTCTCCGCAGATGACCGCATTCCCCTTCCTCACCTCTCGCAAGGCGCCGTGCCGGCGGGCTCTCCACGGTTTTGCACACCTGGAGGCATGAGTGCCGATGCTGCTCACGACCCGCAACTCGCAAGCAAGGAAGAggcctctcctttctcttgtccCAGGGTAGAGGCTGTTCCCCGAGACGGGGCTGCGCCTCCGCTTTACGCTTTCGGCGGGAACAGCGAAGGGTCAACGCCTGCGAGTGGAGTCATTCGTCCCTCGCCCAGGGGTGTGGAGAGCTACGGTCGACATAGACTCGGAGGCGGATCTCTTGTCGAACGCgcctcgccgccgcctcaGCCGCCACTGACGCAGAACACATGCGGGCCCCATGAGTCTCTCAATGCGCCCGACCTTTCGGTAGGCCGTCCTCGACATCTTCCGGGCACCAGAacgccttcgtcgctgccGACGAACCCACAGAACGACAGTTTTCCACCTACCTTGGACAAAGTGCTTCGCGATCAAAAGACGACCGGCgactctctgctctctgacACCTGGCTGTGGTCTCAACAGCCTGTCGGCCTGCCGCTCGCCCCTCCGGGGAGCTTCTCGATGGGCGCCGCTGGCTGGTCACCTCCGGGTTCTTCGCTGCTGGCTGGGGTCGTCTCGACAGGGGACGATTTTCCGGAGCTGTCTGAGGTTGGCGGCCAGCGCGATGCTGACCACAGTCTGCTGTACGAACTGCagcagagggaggaaaaTGCGAAAAGCAGGTGTTCGAACGGCGAGTTCTACCCGGGGAACAGTGATCCATTTGACCACTTGTGGGCTCTACTAGATGACGCTCCCGCACCTGCAAGCAGCGAATCTCACGGGACGGGAAGCGGTGGGAATAGCCGGCTGCTGGACCCGCATGTGTCGGCGAGGTCGCTCTGCGACTCCAGCGTAGACACTGGGGTGACGGACGTTTTTCAGGCAGGCACCGCGTTAAGTGAGCTTCTCGGAGCGGACAAGCGGGAGACTGCAGAAGGTTTTCGGGACTCTCGATCAACTGAATACAGTCAAAGTGGCCCCCACACGCGAGCGAacgtgtctgtctctggcgGCGATAGCGCCTTGGAGAGCCCGAGTGTGGGCCTCCTGCCAGACTTTGTCGCGCCCGGTTCCAAGCGGTGCGACAGCGCGGCTTGCAGCTCGCAGGTAGGCACGGGGACTCTGTCGTCTCCCACGAGCCTCTCTTCATCGACAGACAATTGCGGACGGATCGGCTGCGGCTCCTTCGGGCTGCCACCGaccagcagcagcggcggaGTCGTCGCTTGCTCGGGCCGGGAGTCGTACTTGCCACAGGCGCGTCTCATGCGGAGTGTCTCTCCATCGGACACCGTGCAGGCCGCAGGCTActctgttgtctctggaAACGGGGTGGCTGTCGGATGCGAAAATAGCCCCCGCACAcagcaaggaagagagagagaagagcgcgtGTCGGGCCTCTGCGCCCCGGTGCTGGTGTCTGGAGGCGTCTGGGAAGACAGTTCGAAGTGCTCGACAGGCACGGCCCTGACAGCGCCCGAGAGTGGCCTCCGAACCCAAGCTTGTTGCAGTCCCAGCAACAGCAACCGAAGCTACACGAGCAATTACAGCACAAGTCTCGGGACGAGTAGAAATGGTGGAGGCAGCGATGTGACCAGTGCAGAGGGCACACAGCATCCCGTCCGCGGCTGCTTCGACGTGATGGCCGCAGGCTTTCAGGGCGTGGCGGGCCTCTGGTCTCTGGGAGGACGGACGGGGACCGAAACCTCGTCCGACCCTGCAGTCTCCGCGGACGAACGCATCGACGAAGCGGAAGCAGGACATCTGGCAGACTTCCTTCTTAGCACGCCGCTGCTGCCGGTAAACACTTGCAGTTCAGGCGCAGGTGCGACTGTCGGGGAAGCAAGGAAACCTCCGCAAGAGCGGGCAACAGCCTCGACGTGA
- a CDS encoding hypothetical protein (encoded by transcript TGME49_255300) produces MSDFAFPGKKTSEGRLRSAELVSLLRQLQCQSASGPSPASQNEGSHRSAKSLASSSSGVSMALLQLLQQRQQQEQKELLLRLAEDGPQAPGRERTTSAARAASRQPGLSPAHAPTQLGTHPATACALEPTGSGLRALPASGVSTADGPPFSESRPREEGQALKQLFVHLMAGNSQGAPRSRQLATNKDRAAPASSESSNLPSDLSDEASSARGLLRDSRRGEPSPGSTVPPARPPQSASDSDEMKSDKEGARPFPLAAPSRRLLPSHERDGEQETGSAGLEDLSKLKLQQQRHERLLRQQLAALTKLQNDLGGKDRAASAATAFVSTRPGDSGSGTTSGKAQAALMQQHQALLQQQRQQVQQYLIEGAVAGAASAGAQRGEGAKGGPFAGVSPDVLRHQAPGFKGSREPSQGRMGDLSALSSLTQQGLLGTSGPSAAALKALQQRLAAAAAAGAAAAGGSLGVDTDVSSSDHDAQLLSKLQQSVAVASYNLLRLSSPSSADAASVLRGLGETLGRIGTSRNGESLPKKTVSGDLRSSASVGGVGPGGPAAYRHRSEPQRDSGLSGGRPPLPVEALELASAFLPQSRGGGALSSGRKARAASETDVPHAFAVPFPARNPTSAAAAPPSSLDAASALCPPHLPSRHGPASAQAGVSGDTSSQAFRVPRAKSPDDSTARERAAAAARAAAVSAAAAVVEPPLDPTRERVLRKHVKALRPYFEATFAMPGFFGGARKEGERKGAADEPANIERGRLGGENTKAEQAHDCGQKERPCATPEPRGVDARTLGDSGSDAQRADEQMEGEGQVDGAQPKEERGEEKGVEKELPGDGWVSENGERNGEQKDGSEGKGNTAVSSGPHNQTTDSEEKGEQKRCGNAGEGTCLGTRGNPQSRVCVSECGASMASGDGLPPLVASLDDQLPPFPLGSKRSASKMQAASGAQATPGASAPSRGVSDSPHLSVLRWRADASFLFYDAVQHLREQCGLAPDPVVSRLLSRHPRQVRREASESKKAAQDSQKREGEKAASAAGAGAQDEGEGGEKREPRSSASMEGDSSRSLAAAEKADAVDSEAEPLKEKENENSQTQYPPSLADVEDSVRSSAFQKLEDAPETGPKGSCERPFRTEKEAGPLESPDSDGSPEDEALWDGGPPATERWCSALIGGWAAGARQTRGKHGMQEKISEDSQEQALTRECRSTTDATPELKREIAEPAMRGLTGDIGDRDVGRDLVEAAGGSTRDSWKSLQAEQERLEDLTMPHVDIQRLPLEWPRSLAAVCSKALQQPDAEKSHSSLVAGVWDTVWGACRHLWTSKRPRLCFDNPDELGETERAEEGASKGSEAAKEGGVGEVPSPRKAGRDSDSSSTPAGTGDETKRVSSPCKEALEGHDEEETCLVCEALWAAAASFPDGEEEWTAERRPFRHFGRCPAYALSGGKFRVSHPTDVGPSAIPVDRKTEPEIAERTPQRRLHLLQGEGPQDKSPRDEGEAKCESASRDGEPSASASVEKTEAADGRGSAGETKAEEDASEGSPKSLEKRTSERRVDNSRERFWLAHAHQPVAVDVWRPPLALLEELFVSEVEHEVGRWRVQDIRDRRRQREEEDEREARELRERLGMIQRRKAEAEKAEREEREDPRDSTEIEGLFEVDSWEEECSRHDGRPGPAEDEKESRDGNSAVCVASLGSDSCSPEAPKGGSEGAETLGDAFTQAEKSLFEKTREEAKKRCVDAWKGALGEREAQAVRWIKRTLGSRALRRAACGLSPLPSVSCHKSSRTMSPCGAEQVTVKVEPQGHTSNPPAVLPLTPTQTLSLRFVKGTEEDGWAVFAASAEKETGYGSPGASAESPEAPKEEENGGVPCKGKDPDEGGGLLRRFPLASLGFFHGCRLALELMREKGKFDAEETQSRESEAPAPEEARRQSDALREEEEELRCLLAQHSAGASSSWRWWREFTAEKEEENLAVSALSQLPPLFSLAERTGEAEEEAPAPSEDEKPVERTLPSRTTRSSRLLQEKLAQLNASRASSSLASSLGSSAPATPQAENGKAGRAGAGASQRGPGGAATGQGRQAGFGASSRKKKIRVLVVGRDDVSDVTQDCREWLLRRLRLFGPKRARSGGAAPLEGRGADLSLLREMRGETQAKRRKVDQAETGEETGSVGEETGPSGTDRRPADEDGGVSSVETADDVRGRGDVKKTGGETGMSSSPTAGVVERGENAFQESKSESFENFRGRRPEGEVGTWREGVRDEASSERVEKEGADACSACRLRCSGRSKKDLSCGKEDQEEQEDTPQRAVDASSSQEEGPGAAVVRGKRKRTEHVSQVSTSSSSGRATRLLLERLCELRAHASGVGPYSGGERLLLRFQPEASCSASPCEEKSEDGGADSREPGGAWSSEGEDARGPRDREASARRHTANTYSLRHRRRCSHSPVLKGHRQSPSSSSRQHARAAAYAAQDACRQRSPDASPSDSREAFSFSLSHLRGGRVFGGKGSTAGLAHSLNAACSPRHR; encoded by the exons ATGTCGGACTTCGCGTTtccggggaagaagacgtccGAGGGAAGGCTTCGGAGCGCGGAACTAGTGTCATTGCTGAGGCAGCTGCAGTGTCAATCGGCGTCCGGGCCATCGCCTGCGAGTCAAAATGAAGGATCCCACCGGAGTGCGAAGTCCCTCGCCTCCAGCTCGTCCGGCGTCTCCATggctcttctccagctcctGCAACAGCGGCAGCAACAGGAACAGAAGGagttgcttcttcgcctAGCTGAGGACGGCCCTCAGGCAccagggagagaacgaaccACGTCCGCGGCGAGAGCTGCTTCCCGACAACCTGGCCTGTCcccggcgcatgcaccgacGCAGCTGGGCACCCACCCcgccactgcatgcgcgctggAGCCGACTGGGAGCGGCTTGCGCGCGCTCCCCGCCTCGGGGGTCTCCACAGCGGATGGGCCGCCGTTCTCCGAGAGCCGACcgcgagaggaagggcaGGCTCTGAAGCAGCTCTTCGTCCACCTCATGGCGGGAAACTCGCAGGGGGCGCCTAGGAGTCGGCAGCTTGCTACCAACAAAGACAGGGCTGCGCCTGCCTCCTCCGAAAGTTCCAATTTGCCCAGTGATCTCTCCGACGAAGCGAGCAGCGCGCGGGGTCTGCTGCGAGACAGCCGGCGGGGTGAACCTAGTCCAGGGTCGACTGTCCCTCCGGCGCGGCCTCCGCAGTCTGCGTCGGATTCTGACGAGATGAAGAGCGACAAAGAAGGCGCGAGGCCCTTTCCCctcgctgcgccttctcgccggcTCCTCCCGTCtcacgagagagacggagagcaaGAGACCGGATCCGCAGGTCTGGAAGATCTCTCCAAGCTCAAATTACAGCAGCAGAGGCACGAACGGCTTTTGCGGCAGCAACTGGCAGCTTTGACGAAACTGCAAAACGACTTGGGGGGCAAAGATCGCGCGGCGTCGGCCGCGACGGCCTTTGTCTCCACGCGTCCCGGCGACTCAGGCAGCGGGACGACTTCCGGAAAGGCCCAGGCTGCGCTGATGCAACAACACCAAGCTCTTTTACAGCAACAGCGACAGCAAGTGCAGCAGTACCTGATCGAGGGCGCCGTGGCGGGGGCGGCTTCCGCGGGGGcgcagcgaggcgaaggcgccaAAGGGGGGCCATTCGCCGGAGTGTCTCCGGATGTGTTGAGGCATCAGGCTCCGGGCTTCAAGGGCTCCAGAGAGCCAAGCCAGGGCAGGATGGGGGACCTTTCCGCCTTGTCTTCGCTCACGCAGCAAGGTCTGCTCGGAACGTCGGGACCATCCGCGGCGGCGCTGAAGGCCTTGCAGCAGCGGCTCGCTGCGGCAGCCGCGGCAGGCGCAGCAGCGGCGGGGGGGTCTCTGGGAGTCGACACAGACGTTTCCTCTTCCGATCATGACGCTCAGCTCCTCTCGAAACTCCAGCAGAGTGTGGCCGTCGCCTCCTACAATCTTCTTCGGCTCTCGTCTCCGAGCTCAGCTGATGCGGCCTCCGTTCTGCGCGGGCTCGGGGAGACTCTCGGCCGCATCGGAACGTCGCGAAACGGCGAATCGCTGCCTAAGAAGACGGTCTCTGGGGACTTGCGATCATCGGCTAGCGTAGGCGGTGTTGGACCAGGCGGGCCTGCGgcgtacagacaccgcagtGAGCCTCAGAGAGACTCGGGGCTCAGCGGCGGGCGGCCGCCCCTCCCAGTTGAGGCCTTGGAGTTggcctctgcttttcttccccAGTCGCGAGGCGGAGGGGCGCTTTCCTCGGGTCGCAAAGCCAGAGCCGCGTCAGAAACGGACGTACCGCATGCGTTCGCTGTTCCTTTCCCCGCGCGAAACCCGACGTCGGCGGCTGCAGCCCCCCCTTCCAGTCTTGACGCTGCCTCTGCGTTGTGCCCCCCTCATCTACCCTCTCGTCACGGCCCCGCGTCTGCTCAGGCGGGTGTCTCCGGAGACACCTCGTCTCAAGCGTTCCGCGTGCCCCGTGCAAAGTCTCCCGACGACAgcacagctcgcgagcgggcggctgcggccgcgagggcggcggctgtgtctgcagctgctgctgtcgTGGAACCTCCCTTGGATCCTACGCGAGAGCGCGTCCTCAGGAAGCATGTGAAGGCCCTGCGCCCGTACTTTGAAGCCACGTTCGCGATGCCGGGCTTCTTCGGGGGCGCTCGCAAGGAGGGTGAGAGAAAGGGCGCTGCCGACGAGCCGGCGAATATCGAGCGAGGTCGTCTCGGAGGCGAGAATACTAAGGCGGAGCAGGCACACGACTGCGGGCAAAAAGAACGTCCCTGCGCAACGCCCGAGCCGAGGGGCGTGGACGCGCGGACCCTCGGCGACTCTGGGTCGGATGCACAGAGGGCGGATGAGCAGATGGAGGGCGAGGGGCAGGTTGACGGAGCTCAGCCtaaggaggaaagaggtgAAGAAAAGGGTGTAGAGAAGGAATTACCAGGCGACGGGTGGGTgagcgagaacggagagaggaatggagagcagaaagacggCAGTGAAGGAAAGGGAAACACAGCAGTGTCTTCGGGGCCTCACAATCAAACAACGGATtcagaggagaagggagaacaaAAGCGTTGCGGCAACGCGGGGGAGGGGACCTGTCTGGGGACCAGAGGCAACCCACAGTCTCGTGTATGCGTCTCCGAGTGCGGAGCCTCGATGGCTTCCGGTGACGGTCTTCCCCCTCTTGTGGCTTCTCTAGACGATCAGCTGCCTCCATTTCCTCTCGGCTCAAAGAGATCTGCGTCAAAGATGCAGGCGGCTTCTGGTGCACAGGCCACGCCGGGCGCCTCGGCGCCCAGCCGTGGAGTCTCAGACTCCCCGCACCTGAGCGTTCTCCGGTGGAGAGCGGAtgcgtcttttcttttctacGACGCCGTGCAACATCTCCGGGAGCAGTGCGGCCTTGCCCCAGACCCCGTTGTCTCCCGCCTgctgtctagacacccgCGCCAGGTCCGCCGAGAGGCTTCAGAAAGCaagaaggcggcgcaggACTCCcagaagagggaaggcgagaaagcggCTTCAGCTGCGGGGGCGGGGGCACAGGACGAGGGTgaaggcggcgagaagcgagagccTCGTTCGTCGGCGTCCATGGAGGGAGACAGCTCGCGGTCACTTGCTGCCGCCGAGAAGGCTGACGCCGTCGACTCCGAAGCGGAACCGctgaaagagaaggaaaatgaGAACTCCCAGACTCAGTACCCACCGTCGCTGGCCGATGTCGAAGACTCTGTTCGTTCTAGCGCGTTTCAGAAGCTCGAAGACGCTCCGGAGACAGGACCGAAGGGCTCCTGTGAAAGACCTTTCcgcacagagaaggaagcaggcCCTCTGGAGTCGCCAGACTCCGACGGATCTCCGGAAGACGAGGCGCTCTGGGACGGAGGCCCGCCCGCGACCGAGCGCTGGTGCAGCGCTCTAATTGGTGGGTGGGCAGCGGGTGccagacagacgagagggaAACACGGCATGCAAGAAAAGATTTCAGAAGACTCTCAAGAGCAAGCTCTGACCCGAGAGTGTCGGTCGACCACTGATGCAACGCCCGAGCTCAAGAGAGAGATCGCTGAGCCCGCGATGCGAGGCCTTACAGGAGACATAGGAGACAGGGATGTCGGGAGGGACCTGGTGGAAGCTGCGGGGGGGAGTACCCGCGATTCCTGGAAAAGTCTGCAAGCCGAGcaagagagactcgaggatCTAACCATGCCTCACGTGGATATTCAGCGGCTGCCGCTCGAGTGGCCTCGAAGCCTGGCGGCTGTCTGCTCCAAG GCTCTGCAGCAACCCGATGCAGAGAAGTCACATTCCTCTCTGGTAGCGGGCGTCTGGGACACTGTCTGGGGCGCCTGTCGGCACTTGTGGACCTCGAAGAGGCCTCGTCTTTGCTTTGACAATCCAGACGAGctgggagagacggagagagcagaggaaggcgctTCGAAGGGGAGTGAGGCGGCGAAAGAGGGCGGCGTCGGGGAGGTTCCGTCTCCAAGAAAGGCAGGCCGAGACTCTGACTCCTCCTCAACTCCAGCAGGCACAGGCGACGAGACCAAGCGCGTGTCGTCTCCGTGCAAAGAAGCGTTGGAAGGccacgacgaagaggagacctGCCTGGTGTGCGAGGCGCTCTGGGCAGCTGCGGCATCGTTTCCcgacggcgaggaggagTGGACGGCAGAGCGGCGGCCGTTTCGTCACTTTGGACGGTGCCCCGCGTATGCACTTTCTGGGGGAAAGTTTCGAGTTTCGCATCCGACCGACGTAGGGCCTTCCGCCATCCCTGTCGATCGGAAAACGGAACCTGAGATAGCGGAGAGGACGCCCCAGCGTCGCCTGCATCTCTTGCAGGGTGAAGGGCCTCAAGACAAGTCACCgcgcgacgaaggcgaggcaaAGTGCGAGTCTGCTTCAAGAGACGGGGAGCCCTCCGCCTCGGCTTCAGTGGAGAAGACTGAGGCGGCGGACGGGCGCGGCTCAGCTGGGGAGACAaaggccgaagaagacgcgtcaGAAGGTAGTCCGAAGagcctggagaagaggacgagtgAGCGCCGAGTCGACAATAGTCGTGAACGCTTCTGgctggcgcatgcacaccAGCCCGTGGCTGTTGACGTCTGGAGGCCGCCGCTGGCGCTGCTCGAGGAGCTCTTTGTCTCCGAGGTCGAACACGAAGTCGGCCGGTGGCGCGTGCAGGACATCCGCGACCGGCGCAGacaacgcgaagaagaagacgagagagaggcgagggagcTGCGCGAGCGCCTTGGGATGATTCAGCgaaggaaggcagaagccgagaaggcggagagggaggaaagggaagaTCCAAGAGATTCGACAGAAATCGAGGGTCTGTTCGAGGTCGACAGCTGGGAGGAAGAGTGCAGTCGACATGACGGCCGGCCTGGACCcgcggaagacgaaaaggaatCGCGAGACGGGAACTCTGCGGTCTGCGTTGCTTCTCTGGGGTCTGACTCATGTTCGCCGGAAGCTCCGAAGGGCGGCTCCGAAGGCGCCGAAACGCTCGGAGACGCGTTCACGCAGGCGGAAAAAAGTCTCTTTGAGAAAACAAGGGAGGAGGCAAAGAAACGATGTGTAGATGCCTGGAAAGGCGCTCTCGGGGAACGAGAGGCCCAGGCAGTGCGGTGGATCAAACGAACTCTGG GTTCGCGTGCACTGCGTCGGGCGGCGTGtggcctgtctccgctgccttctgtctcttgtcaCAAGTCTTCTCGCACCATGTCTCCCTGTGGGGCTGAACAGGTGACGGTGAAGGTCGAGCCTCAGGGTCACACTAGCAATCCCCCTGCGGTTTTGCCATTGACTCCGACGCAGACTCTCTCGCTGCGCTTCGTCAAAggaacggaagaagacggttGGGCGGTTTTCGCTGCGTCAgccgaaaaggagacagggtaTGGGTCGCCTGGGGCATCCGCCGAATCGCCTGAGGCGcccaaagaggaagagaacggagggGTTCCCTGCAAAGGAAAGGACCccgacgaaggcggcggtCTGCTTCGTCGGTTCCCTCTGGCGTCTCTTGGATTCTTCCACGGCTGCCGCCTGGCTCTCGAGCTGATGCGTGAGAAAGGAAAGttcgacgcagaagagacgcagagcagGGAGTCGGAGGCGCCGGCCCCCGAGGAAGCCCGTCGACAGAGCGATGCGcttcgcgaagaagaagaagagcttcggtgtctcctcgctcagCACTCCGCAGGCGCGTCCTCCAGCTGGCGATGGTGGCGCGAATTCACtgccgagaaggaagaagagaacctCGCGGTGTCGGCCCTATCCCAGCTGCCGCCGTTGTTCTCGCTGGCGGAACGCACCGGtgaggcagaggaggaagcaccGGCGCcgagcgaggacgagaaaccAGTCGAACGCACTCTGCCTTCCAGGACGACGCGCAGCTCACGGcttctccaggaaaagcTCGCGCAGCTTAACGCTTCtcgtgcgtcttcttcccttgcttcttctctgggcTCCTCAGCCCCGGCAACTCCACAGGCGGAGAACGGGAAGGCCGGCCGTGCTGGCGCCGGGGCCTCGCAGCGCGGGCCGGGTGGAGCAGCGACCGGACAGGGGCGTCAGGCCGGCTTCGGCGCTTCCAGtagaaagaagaaaatccGGGTTCTGGTGGTGGGTCGAGACGATGTCTCGGACGTGACTCAGGACTGCAGGGAGTGGCTTctccggcgtctgcggctctTCGGACCAAAGCGCGCGCGCAGCGGTGGGGCGGCTCCACTGGAGGGTCGGGGGGCAGATCTGTCGCTTTTGCGGGAGATGCGCGGAGAGACgcaagcgaagagaaggaaggtcGACCAAGCAGAGAccggcgaagagacagggtCCGTAGGTGAAGAGACAGGGCCCTCAGGCACAGACAGACGCCCGGCTGACGAAGACGGGGGCGTTTCGTCAGTAGAGACTGCGGATGATGttcgaggaagaggggatgtcaagaagacaggaggagaaacgggtatgtcttcttcgccaaCTGCGGGCGTCGtggagcgaggagaaaatgCATTTCAAGAAAGCAAGAGCGAAAGCTTTGAGAACTTCAGAGGCAGACGCCCAGAGGGCGAAGTGGGAACCTGGCGCGAGGGAGTGAGAGACGAGGCGTCGTCagaaagagtggagaaagagggggccgatgcatgcagtgcatgcagactccgTTGTTCTGGAAGATCGAAGAAGGATCTTTCCTGCGGGAAAGAAGACcaggaagagcaagaagacacCCCCCAAAGAGCAGTCGACGCCTCTTCATCTCAAGAAGAAGGGCCGGGCGCGGCAGTCGTGCGTGGAAAGCGAAAACGAACGGAACATGTGTCTCAGGTGTCTACTTCGAGTTCTTCAGGACGCGCTACGCGTCTACTGCTAGAACGCCTCTGTGAGCTGCGTGCTCACGCCTCAGGGGTCGGGCCGTACAGCGGCGGCGAGAGGCTTCTGTTGCGCTTTCAGCCTGAAGCCTCTTGCTCGGCGTCCCCGTGTGAAGAGAAATCTGAAGACGGAGGAGCTGACTCACGCGAGCCAGGCGGCGCGTggagcagcgaaggcgaagatgcCAGAGGCCCCAGAGACCGCGAGGCATCCGCTCGGAGACACACG GCAAATACGTACTCGCTTCGCCACcgtcgccgctgctctcACTCGCCGGTTCTGAAGGGCCACCGCCAGAGTCCCTCCAGTTCTTCGCGTCAGCACGCCCGCGCCGCTGCCTACGCTGCTCAGGATGCATGCCGACAGAGGTCTCCcgacgcgtctccgtctgatTCTCGCGaggcgttttccttttcgctttCCCATCTGCGAGGCGGTCGCGTTTTCGGAGGCAAAGGCTCCACCGCTGGCCTCGCTCACAGTCTGaatgctgcatgcagtccgaGGCATCGGTAG